Proteins encoded in a region of the Bacillaceae bacterium S4-13-56 genome:
- a CDS encoding rhomboid family intramembrane serine protease codes for MYIKEHYLFWKITYDLVVNQGFEILKLEQNPGVLWLEKEEKKTTYLIRATQQTFDWSNQWKQDIERSFRQTQQLENLLLGKNIRFLNVYISEFPPVDQWEDIQIPLEKKGKKTIVGTTYLITDENREEEISKLYQVFNGSYNKLDIPVSSEEVLIEQIQYMQQTLFDIKKQKDKEVKDLFQTGRPLITYALITLNVILFFLLEFTGGSTNTLQLVQFGAKYNPAILEGEWWRIISSMFLHIGWIHIAMNMLALYYLGMIVERMYKGIRFIIIYFLAGIVGGIASFSLTVHVAAGASGAIFGLFGALLFFGVVHRKLFFRTMGRNVLFILVINLLLGFSVPQIDMSAHIGGLVGGFLAAQLVHFPKMKHVWYQTLAGIALVLIAGGLSIYGFSDSREQLDIRTELDLTQNLIQQERFEKAESLLTRDIAWSPDTLEFYFFRGYVRAQLDEIDLAIEDFEKVIKEDNQDIASYYYLSLLYIEKGDQSEAQEMVNRAKEIDPNHPDIQKVEQYLNRVDELN; via the coding sequence ATGTATATAAAAGAACATTACTTATTTTGGAAGATTACATATGATCTTGTAGTAAATCAAGGTTTTGAAATTCTTAAATTAGAGCAAAATCCTGGTGTATTGTGGTTAGAAAAAGAAGAAAAAAAGACTACTTATCTTATTCGAGCCACCCAGCAAACATTTGATTGGTCGAATCAGTGGAAACAAGATATAGAAAGATCGTTTCGTCAAACCCAACAATTAGAAAACTTATTGCTAGGGAAAAACATAAGATTTCTGAATGTATACATATCCGAGTTCCCCCCTGTAGACCAATGGGAAGATATACAAATCCCACTTGAGAAAAAAGGAAAGAAGACAATAGTTGGGACTACCTATCTCATTACTGATGAAAATAGAGAAGAAGAAATATCGAAACTATATCAAGTATTTAATGGCTCTTACAATAAATTGGATATTCCGGTCAGTAGCGAAGAGGTTCTTATAGAGCAAATTCAGTATATGCAGCAGACTCTATTCGATATCAAGAAACAAAAAGACAAAGAAGTAAAGGACTTATTTCAAACCGGGCGTCCCTTGATCACATATGCTTTGATTACTTTGAATGTCATATTGTTTTTTTTACTTGAATTTACAGGTGGAAGTACAAATACTCTGCAGTTAGTTCAGTTTGGCGCAAAGTATAATCCAGCTATCCTGGAGGGTGAATGGTGGCGTATAATATCCTCCATGTTTCTTCACATTGGATGGATTCACATAGCGATGAACATGTTAGCACTTTATTATCTAGGCATGATAGTGGAGCGAATGTATAAGGGCATTCGATTTATCATTATCTATTTCTTAGCCGGAATTGTGGGAGGAATTGCCAGTTTTTCTTTAACCGTACATGTAGCGGCGGGTGCTTCCGGAGCCATTTTTGGCCTGTTTGGTGCATTGCTTTTTTTTGGCGTTGTACATCGAAAACTTTTTTTCAGAACTATGGGAAGAAATGTTTTATTCATTTTGGTGATTAACTTACTTTTGGGATTTTCCGTACCCCAAATTGACATGAGTGCTCATATAGGTGGCTTAGTGGGCGGCTTTCTTGCTGCTCAACTCGTCCATTTCCCAAAAATGAAACATGTATGGTATCAAACCTTAGCTGGCATAGCATTGGTATTAATTGCCGGTGGTCTATCTATTTATGGATTTAGCGATAGTCGAGAACAGTTAGATATTAGGACGGAACTGGATCTTACACAAAATCTTATACAACAGGAAAGGTTTGAAAAAGCAGAAAGTCTTTTAACAAGAGATATTGCTTGGTCGCCAGATACTTTAGAATTTTATTTTTTTCGCGGTTATGTCCGAGCTCAATTAGATGAAATTGATTTAGCAATTGAAGATTTTGAAAAAGTCATAAAAGAAGATAACCAGGATATTGCATCATATTATTACTTAAGTCTTTTGTATATAGAAAAAGGAGATCAATCCGAAGCCCAAGAAATGGTTAATAGAGCAAAAGAGATTGATCCCAATCATCCTGATATTCAAAAAGTTGAACAATATTTAAATCGGGTCGATGAACTGAATTAG
- a CDS encoding M42 family metallopeptidase: MSNKSQSIIEILGQLVSIPSPSGYTSDVIRFCENLLRSEGIYTERNAKGALIATIEGQNKDQQRLLTAHVDTLGAMVKEIKSDGRLSLSMIGGFRWNSVEGEYCTIHSSNDQNVTGTILIHQTSVHVYKNAGDVKRNEENIEVRLDEKVKSANDVRSLGIEVGDFVSFDPRYQVSESGFVKSRHLDDKASAAILLQLVISLRREKVEIPYTTNFYFSNNEEIGYGGNASLPSQTVEYIAVDMGAIGDGQSSSEFDVSICAKDSSGPYHYLLRKQLSEIAKRNKLPYTVDIYPYYGSDASAAIRSGYDIRHGLIGPGIDASHAFERTHESSLIATYDLIYHYLQEPMISE, encoded by the coding sequence ATGAGCAATAAAAGTCAATCTATTATTGAAATTTTAGGACAGTTAGTTTCTATACCTAGCCCATCAGGTTACACTTCAGATGTTATTCGTTTCTGTGAAAATTTGCTTCGAAGTGAAGGAATTTATACAGAAAGAAATGCAAAGGGTGCGCTAATAGCTACCATTGAAGGTCAAAATAAAGATCAGCAGCGCTTATTAACAGCACATGTAGATACATTAGGTGCAATGGTGAAAGAAATAAAGAGTGATGGTAGGCTTTCCTTATCTATGATTGGAGGATTTCGTTGGAATAGTGTGGAAGGAGAATATTGCACGATTCACTCCTCCAATGACCAAAATGTCACAGGGACCATTCTCATCCATCAAACTTCCGTCCATGTGTATAAAAATGCTGGTGATGTTAAAAGGAATGAAGAAAACATTGAAGTACGTCTAGATGAAAAGGTGAAATCTGCTAATGATGTAAGGAGTTTGGGGATTGAAGTTGGAGATTTCGTATCCTTTGATCCACGTTATCAAGTATCGGAGAGTGGTTTTGTTAAATCAAGACACCTTGATGATAAAGCATCGGCAGCCATTTTACTACAACTGGTAATATCTTTAAGAAGGGAAAAAGTGGAAATACCTTATACTACTAACTTTTATTTTTCAAATAACGAAGAAATAGGGTATGGTGGCAATGCTTCTTTGCCCTCACAAACTGTAGAATATATTGCTGTAGATATGGGAGCAATTGGCGATGGTCAAAGCTCCAGTGAGTTTGATGTTTCCATCTGTGCTAAAGACTCATCGGGGCCCTATCATTATTTACTCAGGAAACAACTAAGTGAAATAGCTAAAAGAAATAAGCTCCCGTATACTGTTGATATATACCCATACTACGGATCTGACGCATCGGCGGCCATTCGGTCAGGATATGACATTCGACATGGATTAATTGGGCCAGGTATAGATGCTTCCCATGCATTTGAAAGGACACATGAATCTTCACTAATAGCAACATATGATCTTATCTATCATTATCTTCAAGAGCCAATGATCAGTGAGTAA